The following proteins come from a genomic window of Aspergillus luchuensis IFO 4308 DNA, chromosome 3, nearly complete sequence:
- a CDS encoding uncharacterized protein (COG:H;~EggNog:ENOG410PUQM;~InterPro:IPR001645,IPR036615,IPR023600,IPR036565;~go_function: GO:0004326 - tetrahydrofolylpolyglutamate synthase activity [Evidence IEA];~go_function: GO:0005524 - ATP binding [Evidence IEA];~go_function: GO:0016874 - ligase activity [Evidence IEA];~go_process: GO:0009058 - biosynthetic process [Evidence IEA];~go_process: GO:0009396 - folic acid-containing compound biosynthetic process [Evidence IEA]) translates to MPSIQFMPEMDPPSDAAYPSSAERAGGKNVDTTYNDTLRLLNSLNTNFAYRQLQIETVDQDVFIQDMLRWCRAVGYESPDFDPLNAVHIAGSKGKGSTSAFIFSILSEYQGHENPIKKLGLYTSPHLRTVRERIRISPSNDTPFHHTSLTEDQFIQYFCDVWGRLGLTEENAKSGPPFARFLTLVALHGFLQEKVDTAVVEVCLGGRHDSTNVLHRPSVSAITSLALEHTDVLGNTIEDIAWAKGGIIKPGVPILTIPQAPGATATLQKIAAEVGAPLTIVSMHPEVETMELGLAGDFQKINASLAIAVAATHLRNMGYSDIPEDITSAPLPEKFRRALETASWPGRCETRDCRSGRFHLDGAHTVESMDLVGSWFAKKAAPQQDSAKRVLIFNQSTRDAFTLVRHLRDSIRQTAGNGSSLAEKPFHHVIFCSNIAWERDETADMERASMTFHGNAGEENLNLQAQLSTYWRGIPGEELTGITVVRTVEEAIRCAGGVGSVGGQGRVPPLVLITGSLHLIGSASEVLETLEEEGLYL, encoded by the exons ATGCCGTCAATTCAGTTCATGCCTGAAATGGATCCCCCATCGGACGCAGCTTACCCTTCCTCGGCGGAACGGGCGGGAGGAAAGAATGTAGACACTACATACAAT GACACACTTCGCCTGCTCAATTCGCTCAACACCAACTTTGCGTATCGCCAACTCCAGATTGAGACAGTAGACCAAGATGTCTTCATCCAGGACATGCTGAGATGGTGTCGTGCTGTGGGGTATGAG AGTCCCGATTTCGATCCTTTGAATGCGGTGCACATTGCCGGAAGTAAAGGCAAAGGTTCCACCTCGGCGTTTATCTTCTCGATTTTGTCCGAGTACCAGGGTCACGAG AACCCAATCAAGAAGCTGGGACTTTACACATCACCCCATCTGCGCACTGTCCGGGAGCGCATTCGGATCAGCCCGTCCAACGACACCCCTTTTCACCACACGTCTCTGACCGAAGACCAATTCATCCAGTACTTCTGTGATGTCTGGGGCCGACTTGGCCTGACAGAGGAGAATGCTAAGAGCGGCCCCCCCTTTGCCCGCTTCCTCACCCTGGTGGCCCTTCACGGGTTCCTGCAGGAGAAAGTCGACACCGCCGTGGTCGAAGTGTGCCTCGGTGGCCGACATGACTCAACCAATGTACTTCACAGACCCAGTGTCAGTGCAATCACGAGTCTCGCCCTAGAACACACCGACGTCCTCGGTAACACCATCGAGGATATCGCCTGGGCTAAAGGCGGCATCATCAAGCCCGGTGTCCCGATCTTGACTATTCCCCAAGCTCCCGGCGCTACCGCTACCCTGCAGAAGATCGCCGCTGAAGTGGGAGCACCACTGACCATTGTCTCCATGCACCCAGAAGTGGAGACCATGGAGCTGGGACTAGCAGGAGACTTCCAGAAGATAAACGCTAGTTTGGCCATAGCCGTGGCAGCGACCCATCTGCGCAACATGGGCTACTCGGACATTCCCGAGGACATCACCTCCGCTCCCCTACCGGAGAAATTCCGTCGCGCCCTGGAGACCGCCAGCTGGCCGGGCCGCTGCGAGACGCGGGACTGCCGGTCCGGTCGGTTCCATCTGGATGGCGCGCACACCGTGGAGAGCATGGACCTGGTGGGATCCTGGTTCGCGAAGAAGGCCGCACCGCAGCAGGACTCCGCCAAGCGGgttctcatcttcaaccaGTCCACCCGCGATGCTTTTACTTTGGTGCGCCACCTCCGGGATAGCATTCGTCAGACCGCAGGCAATGGGAGTAGTCTGGCCGAGAAGCCGTTCCACCATGTCATCTTCTGCTCAAACATTGCCTGGGAGAGGGATGAGACGGCGGATATGGAGCGCGCGTCCATGACCTTCCACGGTAATGCAGGCGAGGAGAACCTCAACCTCCAGGCCCAGCTGAGCACTTACTGGCGCGGTATCCCCGGTGAGGAGTTGACGGGCATCACTGTTGTGCGCACCGTCGAGGAAGCTATTCGCTGCGCTGGGGGTGTTGGCAGCGTCGGCGGCCAGGGTCGTGTGCCGCCGCTTGTGCTTATCACGGGTAGTCTGCACTTGATTGGAAGTGCGTCGGAGGTGCTGGAGACcctcgaagaagagggcCTTTACTTGTGA
- a CDS encoding uncharacterized protein (COG:I;~EggNog:ENOG410PVRU;~InterPro:IPR042099,IPR000873,IPR020845;~PFAM:PF00501), translating into MHPPPTPRQHSDRSSHTVSKWTTPIPQCSLPRFVFGSPRRSPSSRKILIDADSPDTRALSLAQYRLLSARVAVGLQKLGVNPKDRVLCVTSNALCYPALLMGTVMAGCIFASGQPALNQAEFHRLICFSQPSVIFASRATLPVALQAARLANHPDDRIFVFDDDLLDGCGEPEGPIQHWQTMVASEWEGSRFWYPSVISSQEYNSTIMLLFTSGTTGEPKGVELSHRNYIAAAMGYIRRISSHPAWKYNPRLGGPENVRVLGSLAINHSVGQRSYCAIFPRMGVPLYLMRRNDFRSICEAVERFQITDAIIRSSVLTSMAKNAPVCQQYDLSCLRRVEACAAPMSQFTKFKLEGMGIGYVARAWGLTETGTITGPDPLRPPKSETVGQLNATYEGKVTDSSDSSRTLKTGEVGDIWIRTPGSTRGYWNNPAATEQVMGTGGWISTGDVGYVDDEGNWYIVDRKKVIPCNLAARFGR; encoded by the exons atgcatcctccaccaacgCCTCGACAACACAGCGACAGGTCTTCGCACACTGTTTCGAAATGGACTACACCCATCCCTCAATGTTCACTCCCCCGATTTGTCTTTGGCTCCCCTCGACGCTCTCCGAGTAGCCGAAAGATCCTCATTGATGCCGACTCCCCTGACACGAGAGCTTTGTCGCTGGCACAATACCGACTCCTATCTGCTCGTGTAGCGGTGGGCTTGCAGAAACTGGGCGTCAACCCGAAAGATCGGGTGTTGTGTGTGACCTCCAATGCCCTCTGCTATCCTGCGCTCCTCATGGGCACCGTGATGGCCGGCTGTATCTTCGCTTCTGGACAACCTGCCCTCAACCAGGCCGAATTCCATCGTCTCATCTGCTTTTCGCAACCTTCGGTAATCTTTGCCAGCCGTGCCACCCTTCCAGTTGCCCTTCAAGCCGCGCGTCTAGCGAATCATCCCGATGACCGAATTTTCGtctttgatgatgacctcCTAGACGGCTGCGGCGAGCCAGAAGGTCCAATTCAGCACTGGCAAACGATGGTGGCGTCCGAATGGGAGGGGTCCCGATTTTGGTACCCCTCAGTCATCTCCTCCCAGGAGTACAACAGTACAATTATGCTTCTTTTTACTTCCGGCACAACTGGTGAGCCCAAGGGTGTCGAACTGTCGCATCGCAACTACATCGCTGCAGCAATGGGATACATCCGACGAATTTCCTCGCATCCAGCTTGGAAGTACAACCCTCGTCTTGGAGGCCCTGAAAACGTCCGCGTGTTGGGATCCCTTGCGATCAACCACAGTGTGGGGCAGCGGTCATATTGCGCCATCTTTCCCAGGATGGGTGTTCCGCTGTACTTGATGCGACGCAATGACTTCCGAAGCATCTGCGAGGCAGTTGAGCGGTTCCAGATCACTGATGCAATCATTCGGAGCTCTGTTCTTACCTCCATGGCAAAGAATGCCCCCGTTTGTCAGCAATACGATCTGTCATGCCTCCGTCGTGTCGAGGCGTGTGCTGCGCCAATGAGTCAGTTCACGAAGTTCAAGCTCGAAGGCATGGGGATTGGATACGTCGCCCGAGCCTGGGGGCTTACAGA AACGGGAACTATTACTGGGCCCGATCCCCTGCGCCCGCCAAAGTCCGAGACGGTCGGGCAACTGAACGCCACATACGAAGGAAAAGTAACTGATTCCAGCGATTCCTCGCGGACGTTGAAGACAGGAGAGGTTGGCGACATCTGGATCCGCACGCCAGGATCAACTCGAGGATACTGGAACAATCCAGCCG
- a CDS encoding uncharacterized protein (CAZy:CE10;~COG:I;~EggNog:ENOG410PP4C;~InterPro:IPR029058,IPR013094;~MEROPS:MER0033242;~PFAM:PF07859;~TransMembrane:1 (o23-46i);~go_function: GO:0016787 - hydrolase activity [Evidence IEA]) translates to MKGQADTTTAESPPPLWKVRMPFWHRVDCFIRLWLLKSLAAIYFYFRRLVRPPPRRYQPTFVRRYPSRPMLNAHIFFPPNYRAGERLPLYLNIHGGGFAVGNVQVDDRFCAAWTERTGMLVVSLDYRRVPRHPFPTATYDLVAQIKDVLADESLPIDPERITIGGFSAGGNLALSVSQLPPLHGRVKAAVVYYPIVDFGHPPPVKLASRPYTDGPLDKIGMMAWALDWGYVCVGQNRRDPLLSPWYADPKDLPPRIYMIAAQWDMLRLEAQQMIHRLAGLHDKEDQEASFETSAYKWTLARGCTHGFTHGQEGNAAERAYRKKVCEDIYGQAHEWLKSALG, encoded by the coding sequence ATGAAGGGACAGgccgacaccaccaccgcggagtcccctccccctctctggAAAGTGCGCATGCCTTTCTGGCACCGCGTGGACTGCTTCATCCGACTATGGCTGCTGAAATCCCTGGCCGCCATCTACTTCTACTTTCGGCGCCTGGTACGACCGCCGCCGCGTCGCTACCAGCCCACCTTCGTCCGTCGCTACCCATCTCGTCCCATGCTCAACGCccacatcttcttcccgcccAACTATCGTGCGGGTGAGCGCCTGCCCTTATATCTGAACATTCATGGCGGGGGTTTCGCCGTGGGGAATGTCCAGGTAGATGACCGCTTCTGCGCCGCCTGGACCGAGCGGACCGGCATGCTCGTCGTGAGTCTGGACTACCGCCGCGTACCGCGACATCCCTTCCCCACCGCCACCTACGATCTAGTCGCCCAGATTAAGGACGTGCTGGCGGATGAGTCCCTGCCCATTGATCCCGAGCGCATCACTATTGGGGGGTTCAGTGCGGGGGGGAATCTGGCCTTGTCGGTGTCGCAGCTGCCTCCCCTGCATGGACGGGTCAAAGCCGCCGTCGTCTACTACCCGATTGTCGACTTTGGCCATCCCCCGCCCGTCAAACTAGCCTCCCGCCCCTACACGGATGGTCCCTTGGACAAGATAGGCATGATGGCGTGGGCTCTGGACTGGGGGTATGTCTGTGTGGGACAAAACCGACGCGATCCGCTGTTGAGCCCCTGGTACGCCGACCCGAAAGACCTGCCCCCGCGCATCTACATGATTGCCGCGCAGTGGGATATGCTGCGGCTGGAAGCCCAGCAGATGATCCACCGCCTGGCGGGGCTGCACGATAAAGAGGACCAGGAAGCGTCCTTCGAGACGTCTGCGTATAAGTGGACCTTGGCCCGAGGGTGTACGCATGGCTTCACGCACGGCCAGGAGGGGAATGCGGCCGAAAGAGCGTACCGGAAAAAGGTTTGCGAGGACATATATGGCCAGGCCCATGAGTGGCTGAAGAGTGCGTTGGGATAG
- a CDS encoding transcription factor domain-containing protein (COG:K;~EggNog:ENOG410Q1FS;~InterPro:IPR007219;~PFAM:PF04082;~go_function: GO:0003677 - DNA binding [Evidence IEA];~go_function: GO:0008270 - zinc ion binding [Evidence IEA];~go_process: GO:0006351 - transcription, DNA-templated [Evidence IEA]), translating into MSTRRKKSETAPARADRAQQPAAEYAISSGNYHEDLLHDLFHVVRSIDPDHTPTLVDMIRNHASLDEVRAYLTRALAAAQPSAPDQEDALRRLEGLRRGIEVESEPPRFRPQIMDIRYLCSNAPYRVPAKPWTSVTDDDDLVSHLVSLYLIWDYPFFAFFDSGTFIKHMAMGNTESDFCSPFLVNALLANACYYSQYTEAYTVPGDVRTKGADFLAEAERHLQSHQFEKGGDIRLASLQAHLLLYERYSLSGHNDWGYTMLHRAIEMGESLGIVNKKTDLRLSVSQMSEDMIVSIKRTAWGLFQVDTVVHTNFLRPSRVRSVSVERIDRNGLNTSDMWAPYPVSQKSRPSYLNLYFDEACKLSFIARDISWSLSRTDRSGTEPDQRKQELYDRLSAWESNLPECFDPATRPAPHLLLLRMRYHTLVINLCCDRFGFHPILSEGDERTPRESKGFSAVEIALSSARTIAALTQQLRVEYGMEHAHQFAMYSVNLALFTLLGQDTFDILDRDFLTLTSAMSIIACRSQLGRHLFHLFKLSVRSRNQGDRVQQSDEVPPGIKELFQPDSKAQVPDRWDKYAEGLTKIDGEQSYVDHFQDDPQSLATSGLHEMLQRYERLSVGKEDEWRDRRPKGVTHF; encoded by the exons ATGTCCACGCGCAGAAAGAAATCCGAG ACTGCCCCAGCCAGGGCCGATCGCGCCCAACAACCCGCCGCCGAGTATGCTATCAGCTCGGGTAACTACCATGAGGACCTACTGCACGATCTCTTCCACGTCGTCCGATCCATCGACCCCGATCACACTCCGACCCTCGTCGACATGATCCGCAACCACGCCTCGCTGGACGAGGTGCGGGCCTACCTCACTCGCGCCCTGGCCGCTGCCCAGCCCTCGGCCCCAGATCAGGAGGACGCCTTGCGCCGCCTGGAAGGCCTGCGTCGCGGTATTGAGGTCGAGAGTGAGCCCCCACGCTTTCGCCCTCAGATTATGGATATCCGGTATTTGTGCAGTAATGCTCCTTATCGCGTCCCTGCCAAACCCTGGACTTCCGtcaccgacgacgatgaccTCGTCTCCCACTTAGTCTCCCTCTACCTAATCTGGGACTatcccttcttcgccttcttcgacaGCGGAACCTTTATTAAGCACATGGCCATGGGCAACACCGAATCCGACTTTTGCAGCCCCTTCTTGGTCAATGCCCTATTGGCCAATGCTTGC TACTACTCGCAATACACCGAAGCCTACACTGTCCCCGGTGATGTCCGCACCAAAGGAGCCGATTTTctggcagaagcagaacGCCATCTACAATCGCATCAGTTTGAGAAGGGAGGCGACATTCGTCTGGCATCTTTGCAGGCGCATCTATTGCTGTATGAGAG GTACTCCTTGTCGGGCCACAATGACTGGGGATACACTATGCTGCATCGCGCCATTGAGATGGGAGAGTCGCTAGGTATCGTCAATAAGAAGACCGATTTACGCCTCTCCGTATCCCAAATGTCCGAGGATATGATCGTCTCCATTAAGCGCACCGCCTGGGGCCTGTTCCAGGTAGACAC GGTCGTCCATACCAACTTCCTCCGGCCCAGCCGCGTGCGCTCCGTAAGTGTCGAGCGCATCGACCGAAATGGCTTGAACACGAGCGATATGTGGGCACCGTACCCTGTATCTCAAAAATCCCGCCCGTCGTACCTAAACCTATATTTTGATGAAGCATGCAAGCTCTCCTTCATTGCCCGCGACATTTCCTGGAGTCTCTCCCGCACCGATCGGTCGGGCACCGAGCCAGATCAGCGCAAGCAAGAACTCTACGACCGGCTCAGTGCATGGGAAAGCAATCTTCCCGAGTGCTTCGATCCGGCCACGCGACCGGCACCACATCTACTGCTGCTCAG AATGCGCTACCATACACTAGTAATAAATCTCTGCTGCGATCGCTTCGGATTCCACCCCATACTCTCCGAGGGTGACGAGCGTACGCCCCGAGAAAGTAAAGGGTTCAGCGCTGTGGAAATCGCCCTTTCATCAGCACGAACTATCGCCGCGCTTACCCAGCAGCTACGGGTGGAATACGGGATGGAACATGCCCACCAGTTCGCCATGTATTCGGTCAACCTGGCGCTGttcaccctcctcggccaGGACACCTTTGATATCCTCGACCGCGACTTCCTCACCCTGACCAGCGCCATGTCGATCATTGCCTGCCGCTCGCAACTGGGACgccacctcttccacctcttcaAGCTCTCGGTGCGGTCCCGCAACCAGGGCGATCGGGTGCAGCAGTCGGATGAGGTGCCACCCGGGATCAAGGAGCTGTTCCAGCCAGACTCGAAGGCACAGGTTCCCGACCGGTGGGATAAATACGCCGAGGGGTTAACCAAGATCGACGGCGAACAGAGTTACGTGGACCACTTCCAGGACGATCCCCAATCGTTAGCTACCTCTGGGCTGCACGAGATGTTGCAGCGATACGAGCGGTTAAGTGTGGGCAAGGAAGACGAGTGGCGTGACCGTCGGCCAAAGGGAGTGACGCATTTTTGA
- a CDS encoding uncharacterized protein (COG:G;~EggNog:ENOG410PFF2;~InterPro:IPR020846,IPR011701,IPR036259;~PFAM:PF07690;~TransMembrane:12 (i57-78o90-112i124-142o148-171i183-208o214-233i299-319o331-351i390-408o420-445i457-474o480-504i);~go_function: GO:0022857 - transmembrane transporter activity [Evidence IEA];~go_process: GO:0055085 - transmembrane transport [Evidence IEA]) — protein MSQEVKDKGPQEVVHTIELGSLGGSASSASLQPLSQTPSEAPPPPPPHTVLTERKKIMTIAIAAIVGFLAPVSANIYYPAIDQLSDDLHVSVSKINLTITTYMIFQGVAPLVTGSISDVYGRRPTMLVCLITYLAVNIGLALQDNYIALIILRTFQSCGSSAISVVGMAVTADVVTRAERGKYMIYSSLGITMGPALGPIIGGVLAQFLDWRSIFWFLAIFAAAMIVLILVCFPETCRMVVGNGSIPAPRWNRPLIPIVEPSAYEGAEAAKKELEDGPRPRRPSPVDSIKIAFEKETGAIIAFCSILYCGYFAVLSSLSSELGEKYNYNSLQIGLCYIPYGIGSLTSRWTVGRFVDWNFRRVGRQHGLEVANNRQTDLLEFPLEKARLQITLPMVYLSCICIIGYGWVMNYRTHVAGPLVMLFFTAHTISGATSILVTLLIDCHVKRAATVTASNTMFRCFLGAGAVAAAVPIIDAIGMGWMGTLIAVLWAVGSILLWGVLLWGHDYRKKLAGRV, from the exons ATGTCTCAAGAAGTCAAGGACAAAGGTCCTCAGGAGGTTGTGCACACAATTGAGCTGGGCTCCCTCGGGGGCAGTGCCAGCAGTGCCAGCCTCCAGCCACTCTCTCAAACGCCCTCAGAGgcgccaccacctcccccgcctCATACAGTgttgacggagaggaagaaaatcATGACCATCGCTATAGCGGCCATTGTGGGCTTCCTAGCTCCGGTATCAGCAAACATCTACTATCCCGCCATCGACCAACTATCAGACGACTTGCATGTCTCCGTCAGCAAGATAAACTTAACTATCACCACGTACATG ATCTTTCAAGGAGTTGCGCCGTTGGTGACGGGTAGTATCTCCGACGTGTATGGCCGTCGGCCCACGATGCTGGTCTGTCTGATCACGTACCTCGCCGTCAATATCGGCCTGGCACTCCAAGACAACTACATTGCGCTCATTATCCTCAGAACCTTCCAAAGTTGCGGAAGTAGTGCCATCTCGGTCGTTGGAATGGCTGTCACGGCCGACGTGGTCACAAGAGCCGAGCGTGGTAAATACATGATCTACTCGTCGCTAGGAATAACAATGGGACCTGCACTGGGACCTATTATCGGAGGTGTCCTGGCCCAGTTTCTTGACTGGCGAAGTATCTTCTGGTTCCTAGCCATCTTTGCCGCAGCGATGATAGTCTTGATTCTTGTCTGCTTCCCCGAAACCTGCCGCATGGTGGTGGGAAATGGATCCATTCCCGCGCCACGATGGAACCGTCCACTCATTCCAATCGTGGAGCCCTCAGCCTATGAGGGAGCTGAGGCGGCTAAGAAAGAGCTGGAAGACGGGCCTAGGCCCCGTCGACCGTCGCCAGTAGACAGCATCAAGATCGCCTTTGAAAAGGAGACtggcgccatcatcgccttctGCTCCATCCTCTACTGTGGATACTTTGCTGTCCTCAGTAGTTTATCTTCAGAGCTGGGGGAGAAGTATAACTACAACTCGCTCCAGATCGGTCTGTGCTATATCCCGTACGGCATCGGCAGTCTCACCTCACGGTGGACCGTTGGGCGATTCGTGGACTGGAATTTCCGTCGCGTAGGCCGGCAGCATGGCTTAGAGGTGGCCAACAACCGCCAGACGGACCTCCTTGAATTTCCCCTCGAAAAGGCCCGTCTTCAGATCACCTTGCCGATGGTCTATCTGtcctgcatctgcatcattgGCTACGGCTGGGTCATGAATTACAGGACCCATGTGGCTGGACCGCTCGTTATGCTGTTTTTCACGGCGCATACTATTTCGGGAGCCACCAGCATCCTGGTCACATTGCTGATCGACTGCCACGTAAAGCGGGCGGCGACAGTCACAGCTTCAAACACAATGTTCCGTTGTTTTCTAGGTGCGGGTGCGGTTGCAGCTGCAGTGCCTATCATTGACGCAATCGGTATGGGCTGGATGGGGACCCTGATTGCTGTGCTGTGGGCAGTTGGCAGCATCCTTCTTTGGGGTGTTCTACTCTGGGGCCACGACTACCGCAAGAAACTGGCGGGGAGGGTCTGA